The Paenibacillus uliginis N3/975 genome has a window encoding:
- a CDS encoding sensor histidine kinase produces the protein MIRSLYIRVVLTFLVSVIAGTIISFFASTWIFEDKLNQNAQINLRNFGQDIVRIYKTLPLREADLFVSEMKLLDSYHIRIYEATGQFKSYGKLNGHKSAPVTMEQLKKVIDGGVVQATPNGIAAVLLGLPLKTEMGTKAMFLETLAPPSATFVASWAMIFATCSLIAGSLLILVASIFLVRPIKKLTKATKRIAAGDFNVKLNIKQSSELGTLARSFEDMMHDLKQLEQMRREFVTNVSHEVQSPLTSISGYASALKQVGLSEHERSRYLDIIIAEAKRMSKMSDSLLKLSMLESQSQQLRLTTLSLDEQIRRVIVALQPQWNARRLQFELDLDTIQVTADHELLNQVWTNIIGNSIKFSEDGGMINVSIQHYINNVIVRISDTGIGIPLEDQKRIFERFFKADRSHSRKVDGSGMGLAIVKQIVSLHQGDIRVESELGQGTTFFVTLPITSPTD, from the coding sequence ATGATCCGATCTTTATATATACGTGTTGTCCTGACATTTCTCGTCTCCGTTATCGCAGGTACGATCATTTCTTTTTTTGCGTCCACTTGGATATTCGAAGATAAATTAAACCAAAACGCGCAAATCAACTTACGTAACTTTGGCCAAGACATTGTCCGGATTTACAAGACCCTTCCGTTACGTGAAGCGGACTTGTTCGTAAGTGAAATGAAGCTACTCGATTCCTATCATATTCGAATTTACGAAGCAACGGGTCAGTTCAAGTCTTACGGAAAGCTTAACGGACACAAGTCTGCCCCTGTGACGATGGAGCAGCTAAAAAAGGTAATCGATGGCGGCGTTGTTCAAGCCACGCCAAATGGTATTGCTGCGGTCCTCTTAGGGTTGCCGTTGAAAACAGAAATGGGAACAAAGGCGATGTTTTTGGAAACCCTCGCCCCCCCTTCCGCCACTTTTGTCGCCAGTTGGGCAATGATCTTTGCAACCTGTTCGTTGATCGCAGGAAGCTTATTGATTCTGGTTGCCTCTATATTCTTGGTAAGGCCAATCAAAAAACTGACAAAAGCAACCAAGCGGATAGCCGCTGGAGACTTCAACGTCAAGCTGAATATTAAGCAGTCGAGTGAGCTGGGTACGTTGGCTCGCAGCTTCGAAGACATGATGCACGATTTGAAGCAACTTGAGCAGATGCGCAGGGAATTCGTGACGAACGTGTCGCACGAGGTGCAGTCTCCGCTCACTTCGATATCCGGTTATGCTTCAGCACTCAAGCAAGTAGGTCTCTCAGAACATGAACGAAGCCGTTATCTGGATATTATTATCGCTGAAGCGAAGCGGATGTCCAAAATGAGCGATAGCCTGCTCAAGCTGAGCATGCTGGAATCGCAGTCACAGCAACTTCGTTTGACCACACTTAGCCTTGATGAACAGATCAGACGGGTCATCGTTGCGCTCCAGCCGCAATGGAATGCTCGCAGGCTACAGTTTGAGCTTGATTTAGATACGATACAAGTAACGGCGGATCATGAGCTATTAAACCAGGTATGGACGAATATTATTGGCAATAGCATCAAATTTTCTGAGGATGGCGGCATGATTAACGTGAGCATTCAACACTATATCAACAACGTGATCGTCCGAATATCTGACACCGGTATCGGCATCCCCCTTGAGGACCAGAAGCGTATATTTGAGCGATTTTTCAAGGCTGATCGTTCCCACAGTCGCAAGGTTGACGGGAGTGGGATGGGACTTGCCATCGTTAAACAGATCGTATCGCTGCATCAAGGCGACATTCGAGTAGAAAGTGAGCTTGGTCAAGGAACGACCTTCTTTGTCACACTGCCAATCACATCACCAACAGATTAA
- a CDS encoding alpha/beta fold hydrolase, whose protein sequence is MKPQEEVMKKKMRKPLRILLKTLGAIAISIVLFLAIVFIVNVICNKSEQGKLESYGQSVTVDGKNMNVLIQGTGEETVVLLPGLATAAPALDFKPLIEELSPFYKVVVVEPFGYGLSDVTEKERTTENIVHEIHDALQGLNIERYILMGHSISGVYGLDYVNKYENEVIAFVGLDSSVPTLTEKIESSQLEMVKWLKKLGLSRLAMKLGTDSLAALPYDDGTKEQMRILMHKNMFNANIINEVEHMYSNFKAAESVSFPTNLPIIFFIQANHPVTDRWVPEHEAQVKNSVHGKVMRFEADHYIHRTKAKEIVENLREFMKEIT, encoded by the coding sequence ATGAAACCACAAGAAGAGGTAATGAAAAAGAAAATGCGTAAGCCGCTGCGCATTTTACTCAAAACCTTAGGAGCTATAGCCATATCCATCGTGCTTTTTCTAGCCATTGTATTTATCGTGAATGTGATCTGTAACAAATCGGAGCAAGGTAAACTAGAATCCTATGGTCAGTCTGTAACCGTCGACGGGAAAAATATGAATGTTCTGATCCAAGGAACAGGCGAAGAAACCGTCGTACTCCTACCTGGTCTTGCAACAGCGGCACCCGCACTGGATTTCAAGCCGCTAATCGAAGAGCTATCACCCTTCTACAAAGTCGTCGTTGTTGAGCCTTTTGGATATGGATTAAGTGATGTAACCGAAAAGGAACGGACCACAGAGAATATTGTCCATGAAATTCACGATGCCTTGCAAGGTCTTAACATTGAACGTTATATTCTCATGGGACACTCCATTTCAGGCGTTTACGGACTCGATTATGTGAATAAATACGAAAACGAGGTCATTGCATTTGTCGGGCTCGATAGCAGTGTTCCGACGCTAACGGAGAAGATTGAATCGTCCCAACTCGAAATGGTTAAATGGCTCAAAAAATTAGGTCTCTCCAGATTGGCTATGAAATTGGGTACGGACTCATTAGCTGCACTGCCCTATGATGATGGAACGAAAGAACAAATGAGAATTCTTATGCACAAAAACATGTTTAATGCGAACATAATAAATGAAGTTGAACATATGTATTCTAATTTTAAAGCAGCTGAAAGCGTATCATTCCCCACAAATCTTCCTATTATTTTCTTTATCCAAGCGAATCACCCCGTAACGGATCGATGGGTTCCTGAGCATGAAGCACAAGTAAAAAATTCTGTACATGGAAAAGTGATGCGGTTTGAAGCAGATCATTACATCCATCGTACCAAAGCCAAAGAAATCGTAGAGAACTTGAGAGAATTTATGAAAGAAATAACATAA
- a CDS encoding MarR family winged helix-turn-helix transcriptional regulator — protein sequence MKLTMSFYKNASQNEALDIGDISTVEMSCLEVVYFLKNPTYSELAEFLNISQPNATYRINKLIKKGYLTKVNDKKDRRIFYLQVTDKFMDYYCLNDNYLNNVIAELEKRCTANDIQQFEKMLNIITKDIME from the coding sequence ATGAAGCTTACCATGAGTTTTTACAAAAATGCATCTCAAAACGAAGCTTTAGACATAGGTGATATAAGTACTGTAGAAATGTCATGTCTCGAAGTTGTATATTTTTTGAAAAATCCAACCTATAGCGAGCTTGCAGAGTTTCTTAATATATCACAGCCAAACGCAACCTATAGAATTAACAAGTTGATTAAGAAAGGATATCTTACAAAAGTAAACGATAAAAAGGACAGACGTATATTTTATCTTCAAGTAACAGATAAATTTATGGACTACTATTGCCTTAATGATAATTATTTGAATAACGTAATAGCAGAATTAGAAAAAAGATGTACTGCAAATGATATACAACAATTTGAAAAGATGCTGAATATTATAACAAAAGACATTATGGAGTGA
- a CDS encoding alpha/beta hydrolase family protein translates to MRLFEILLVLSCLALLLDLLFIKRSAQKTEVGLCIASSAIFVVQLLVEGYRWQLLLVYIMTALFILIILLRHSRKMVNLKIGKLLKYSLSSILIILMVVSTSLTIYLPVFHLPKPEGPEKVGTQTFHFTDQNRDEVLTEDQSDKRELMVQIWYPTENKNNNKREALFPKDKEMFKKYIQTYSNSLNLPDFVFDYWKYSRTNSYENVEILPSTSPYPLVLLSHGMGTSRVLHASQAENLASHGFIVVTIDHTYSTFATIFPDGRVTDYKTKMTTIDDRGNIGNIWTQDVEFVINQIEKLNSGAIESQFKGKIDLNNLGVMGHSFGGATAFNTTYLDHRIKAGINMDGSLYEVENRDDINKPFMFIRSGNFKDWLANFENDRNSDNEVTKSLSDELHIIKNVINHGGSAIYVEGTQHFNFTDLQFYSELIKLTGITGDINGKRGSNIVNQYVLDFFNKQLKGTGGNLIQGPNDLYPEVKFIDPEEL, encoded by the coding sequence ATGAGATTATTTGAAATACTTTTAGTTCTATCCTGTTTGGCTTTACTGCTAGATTTATTGTTTATTAAAAGAAGCGCACAGAAAACAGAAGTGGGTTTGTGTATCGCAAGTAGCGCTATATTCGTCGTCCAATTGCTTGTTGAGGGATACAGATGGCAGTTGCTTTTGGTCTATATCATGACGGCTCTATTCATACTTATCATTCTATTAAGGCATTCAAGAAAAATGGTGAATCTAAAAATAGGGAAGCTGTTGAAATATAGTTTATCTTCTATCCTCATCATTCTCATGGTTGTATCTACTAGCTTAACGATATACTTGCCTGTCTTTCATTTGCCAAAGCCTGAGGGTCCAGAGAAAGTCGGGACTCAAACATTTCATTTTACGGATCAGAACCGAGATGAAGTCTTAACGGAAGATCAAAGCGATAAGCGGGAGCTAATGGTTCAAATTTGGTACCCTACTGAAAATAAGAATAACAACAAGCGTGAAGCGCTTTTTCCAAAAGATAAAGAAATGTTCAAAAAGTATATTCAGACATACTCTAATTCTTTAAACCTTCCCGATTTTGTGTTCGACTACTGGAAGTATAGTAGAACTAACTCTTATGAAAATGTAGAAATATTACCATCTACAAGTCCTTATCCCTTGGTACTGCTATCTCATGGTATGGGAACCAGTAGAGTTCTACATGCATCACAGGCCGAGAATCTGGCCAGTCATGGTTTTATCGTGGTCACAATCGATCATACGTATAGCACCTTTGCTACCATTTTTCCGGATGGCCGTGTAACGGACTATAAAACAAAGATGACAACAATAGATGATCGTGGAAATATTGGGAATATATGGACACAAGACGTAGAGTTTGTAATCAATCAAATTGAAAAGCTAAATTCAGGTGCAATCGAAAGTCAATTTAAAGGGAAAATAGATTTAAATAACTTAGGCGTGATGGGGCATTCTTTTGGGGGTGCAACGGCGTTTAATACAACATATTTAGATCATAGAATCAAGGCCGGGATCAATATGGACGGGTCATTATATGAAGTGGAAAATAGAGATGATATAAACAAGCCGTTTATGTTCATCAGATCGGGAAATTTTAAAGACTGGTTAGCCAATTTTGAAAATGATAGAAATTCGGATAACGAAGTAACTAAATCTCTTTCAGATGAGCTGCACATTATCAAAAATGTTATCAATCATGGTGGAAGTGCGATTTATGTAGAAGGGACTCAACACTTCAATTTCACGGACCTTCAATTCTATTCAGAGTTGATTAAACTGACGGGCATAACAGGAGACATAAATGGTAAAAGAGGATCAAACATCGTAAACCAATATGTACTCGATTTCTTTAACAAGCAACTGAAAGGAACGGGTGGAAATCTGATTCAGGGGCCGAACGACTTGTATCCAGAGGTGAAATTTATAGATCCGGAAGAACTCTAA
- a CDS encoding GNAT family N-acetyltransferase, giving the protein MMTDIVQSIYYNEASDILRREIAVILDRVWPPDVSPIPGETIPTTHEAVLNARSFYSYVDGRLVSYAGVVRKTINHNDQTFNIAGLSCVATDPDYQGRGLGLRTVAAATRWIEQSDTDFGIFTCKPSLAYFYERAGAWPVVPDVALIGSRDDGALSSESLQVAVLMRLFSAKARTRESMLRHTTIDLGLPVGHFL; this is encoded by the coding sequence GTACAATCAATCTACTATAATGAAGCATCTGACATATTAAGGCGTGAGATCGCCGTAATACTGGATCGGGTTTGGCCGCCAGATGTTAGTCCAATACCAGGAGAGACGATTCCAACCACTCACGAAGCTGTACTCAATGCCCGTTCTTTCTATTCCTACGTAGATGGACGGTTAGTCAGCTATGCAGGTGTAGTCCGCAAGACCATCAATCACAATGATCAGACATTCAACATAGCTGGACTTAGCTGTGTCGCAACCGATCCTGATTATCAAGGCCGAGGGTTAGGATTGCGTACGGTTGCTGCCGCTACTCGTTGGATCGAACAGAGCGATACAGATTTTGGAATATTCACTTGCAAACCGTCTTTGGCCTATTTCTATGAACGAGCCGGTGCCTGGCCGGTCGTGCCGGATGTGGCACTCATTGGCAGTCGTGATGATGGCGCTTTATCCAGTGAATCCTTACAGGTTGCCGTTTTGATGCGCCTGTTTTCAGCGAAAGCTCGTACCCGTGAGTCGATGTTACGCCATACTACCATTGATCTTGGCCTTCCAGTCGGCCATTTTCTATAG
- a CDS encoding alpha/beta hydrolase, with protein MTEKRPRGVWKKRMLISVVIVVGLVLAGISYWNLSPTPKAFLIKKAFEGGMFVPSDNYDNALEDTKIIKDINYNSKFPDGRLDIVYPKNHIEKTPVIFWVHGGGFVGGDKSDITGYAVELAARGYTVVNINYALAPKREYPTPVLQLGEAYEYIKENAKKYELELDQVYFAGDSAGAQISGQFVNIQTSPEYARLTKIDAIVDPSTIKGVLLFCGPYNMPELAMMETSKQVQDFLRAAGWAYFGDKNFEKSTEIEIASIFNYVTKDYPPTFITDGNTASFEDQGKALASALQNKGVPVDGLFFDKNVSGELAHEFQFIMNTPAAQEAFNKVLEFLSENK; from the coding sequence ATGACAGAGAAAAGACCTAGAGGAGTATGGAAAAAGAGAATGCTTATATCGGTTGTTATCGTTGTCGGGTTGGTTCTTGCGGGAATCAGCTATTGGAATCTTTCACCAACACCAAAGGCATTCCTGATTAAAAAAGCATTTGAAGGCGGAATGTTTGTTCCTTCTGATAACTATGACAATGCTCTAGAAGACACAAAAATCATTAAGGATATCAATTATAATTCCAAATTTCCGGATGGCAGATTAGATATCGTTTACCCAAAAAATCATATAGAAAAAACACCTGTTATTTTTTGGGTACATGGTGGCGGATTTGTAGGTGGAGATAAATCAGACATCACAGGGTATGCAGTAGAATTAGCTGCTCGTGGATATACAGTGGTGAATATAAACTATGCTCTTGCTCCTAAAAGAGAATATCCTACGCCAGTACTCCAACTAGGTGAAGCTTATGAATATATCAAAGAAAATGCTAAGAAATATGAGTTGGAACTGGATCAGGTTTATTTTGCAGGAGATTCTGCTGGAGCACAAATATCTGGTCAATTCGTTAATATTCAAACATCTCCTGAGTATGCCAGGTTAACCAAGATTGACGCTATTGTTGATCCATCTACAATAAAAGGCGTGCTGTTATTTTGTGGCCCATATAATATGCCTGAGTTAGCTATGATGGAAACAAGTAAACAAGTACAAGACTTTTTGCGTGCCGCAGGTTGGGCTTACTTTGGAGATAAAAACTTTGAAAAATCAACTGAGATAGAGATTGCTTCTATTTTCAACTATGTTACAAAAGATTATCCACCAACTTTTATCACAGATGGAAATACTGCGTCATTCGAAGATCAAGGAAAGGCATTGGCTTCTGCTTTGCAAAATAAAGGGGTGCCTGTAGATGGACTCTTCTTTGATAAAAATGTATCTGGCGAGTTAGCACATGAGTTTCAATTTATAATGAATACCCCGGCTGCTCAAGAAGCATTTAACAAAGTTCTCGAATTTTTAAGTGAAAATAAGTAA
- a CDS encoding alpha/beta hydrolase: MKPKEEVTKKRMRKPLRILLKTLGAIAAAIVLFLAIVFTVNVFATKSDQAKIMPYGQHVSVDGKNMNVLIQGDGKETIVLLPGYGTAAPALDFKLLIDELSPYYKVVAVEPFGYGLSDGTEKDRTTENIVSEVHEALQQLNINRYMLMGHSITGIYGIDYVNKYPNEVTAFVGIDSSVPTQPGMDVKFPLKTFAFLKKSGLQRLAVKFGGDPYAGLAFDDRIVEQMKMLSNKNSNSSTMLNEMDHISSNFKGAQGLTFPKDLPLLLFVQADNQGVAGWIPLHEGQIKDSVHGKVVLMEGSHYLHHTKFKEIAENVRTFMKEAK, translated from the coding sequence ATGAAACCAAAAGAAGAGGTAACGAAAAAAAGGATGCGTAAGCCGCTGCGGATTTTACTCAAAACCTTAGGAGCAATAGCCGCTGCCATCGTGCTTTTTCTAGCCATTGTATTTACCGTGAATGTGTTCGCAACAAAATCGGATCAAGCAAAAATCATGCCGTACGGTCAACACGTGTCTGTGGACGGTAAAAATATGAATGTGTTAATTCAAGGCGATGGCAAGGAAACGATCGTGCTTCTGCCTGGTTATGGAACAGCTGCACCAGCGCTTGATTTTAAGCTGCTCATCGATGAACTATCTCCATATTACAAAGTTGTTGCAGTTGAGCCTTTCGGTTATGGATTAAGTGATGGAACGGAAAAAGATCGAACCACAGAGAATATCGTAAGTGAAGTTCATGAAGCGCTACAGCAGCTTAACATTAACCGATACATGCTCATGGGCCACTCCATTACAGGCATTTACGGTATTGATTATGTGAACAAGTATCCAAACGAGGTGACTGCATTTGTCGGAATCGATAGCAGTGTTCCAACACAACCGGGTATGGATGTTAAATTCCCATTAAAAACGTTTGCATTTCTTAAAAAATCAGGTCTCCAAAGATTGGCGGTCAAATTTGGTGGTGACCCTTATGCTGGACTCGCATTTGATGATCGCATCGTAGAGCAGATGAAAATGCTGTCGAATAAAAACTCGAATAGTTCCACGATGTTAAATGAAATGGATCATATCTCCTCTAATTTCAAAGGGGCTCAAGGCTTAACATTCCCTAAAGACCTTCCACTTCTACTCTTTGTACAAGCGGATAATCAAGGTGTAGCCGGATGGATCCCTCTGCATGAAGGGCAGATCAAGGACTCGGTGCATGGGAAAGTCGTCCTCATGGAAGGCTCCCACTATTTGCACCACACCAAATTCAAAGAAATCGCGGAGAACGTTAGAACATTTATGAAAGAAGCAAAATAA
- a CDS encoding serine hydrolase domain-containing protein, with protein MVMTVGKKTARKRTSIAALTLVLTMLAPISAMAAPASSSSDLTFDATKKIVAEKAKLLTEKYGTTSLQYALIDHGEITISGHAGKNDLKNEVPLTSHTIYGIGSTSKMVLAASVMKLVDDGKVDLDMPVVKYIPDFKMKDNRYTQITPRMLLNHSSGLLGTSGSNAALYGDHDTYAHDTFLEQLATQSLKADPGAFSVYCNDGFTLAEILVERVSGMGFTAFIHKYFTEPLDMTHTATPQDLIDPAKMAGIYSPLYEGQLPQENINIIASGGIYSTAEDLAKFSQIFTEQVDGILSKKSVEAMAQEEYKRGMWPEDSDTSLSYGLGWDSVSLFPFNEYGIKALTKGGDTPSYHSSFVVLPEYNMAAAVTSSGGSSATDQFIASELLLSALEEKNMIQERKPEKSFGVPIKADMPKEMSRHAGMYSGSSGKLMKVELNAAEQLSISTLTAPGSPDQTYTYTSDGSFVNDEGTIKLKFVVEKNGRTYLWSRSYLSLPGLGQLAFSEYTAEKIEANELPQDIIASWEKREGKKYYLMSEKYTSTAYLNSSVIIPFHTLKEVPGYYLNNKMIAADKAVNGLQIPGMAGRDTMEINIFTKNGIEYFTAVGNVYASEELVKPLYSGKGSSTTIDADGYAKWYSVPAAAKGKVMTVKMPSNGAFAVYNQAGTCINHTVVSGKNQVVLPENGSIVFAGEVGSKFVISLKK; from the coding sequence ATGGTAATGACAGTGGGCAAGAAAACAGCTAGGAAACGAACTTCAATCGCCGCGTTAACCCTCGTGTTAACCATGTTAGCTCCCATATCTGCAATGGCCGCACCGGCTAGCAGCAGTAGTGATCTTACTTTTGATGCGACGAAAAAAATAGTTGCTGAGAAAGCCAAGTTACTCACCGAAAAGTACGGCACGACAAGTCTGCAATATGCGCTTATCGATCATGGTGAGATCACCATCTCAGGACATGCTGGCAAAAACGACCTGAAGAATGAAGTTCCCCTTACTTCACATACGATATATGGCATAGGTTCAACGAGCAAAATGGTGCTCGCAGCATCTGTTATGAAGCTAGTGGACGACGGTAAGGTAGATTTAGATATGCCCGTTGTGAAGTATATCCCTGATTTTAAGATGAAAGACAACCGTTACACACAGATTACTCCGCGCATGCTGCTGAACCATTCTTCCGGTCTTCTCGGAACCTCAGGTAGTAATGCAGCATTGTATGGGGATCATGATACTTATGCACATGATACGTTCTTAGAGCAATTGGCAACGCAAAGCTTAAAGGCCGATCCAGGAGCGTTCTCGGTCTATTGTAACGATGGTTTTACGCTAGCGGAGATTCTGGTAGAGAGAGTTAGCGGCATGGGCTTTACGGCATTTATACACAAATATTTTACAGAGCCACTGGACATGACCCATACCGCTACACCACAGGACTTGATCGATCCAGCGAAAATGGCCGGGATCTATTCCCCTCTGTATGAGGGTCAACTTCCGCAGGAGAATATTAACATCATTGCCTCTGGAGGTATTTACTCCACAGCGGAAGATCTCGCCAAATTCTCGCAAATCTTCACAGAACAGGTCGATGGCATTCTTTCGAAGAAGTCGGTAGAGGCGATGGCACAAGAAGAGTATAAACGAGGCATGTGGCCAGAGGATAGCGATACGTCTCTTTCATATGGGTTAGGGTGGGATAGCGTGAGCTTGTTCCCATTTAACGAATATGGTATCAAAGCGCTTACGAAGGGTGGAGACACGCCATCGTACCATTCATCATTCGTGGTGCTCCCGGAATACAACATGGCTGCAGCCGTTACCTCTTCAGGCGGTTCAAGCGCAACAGATCAATTCATTGCGAGTGAACTGTTGCTCAGCGCACTTGAGGAGAAGAATATGATTCAAGAACGGAAACCGGAGAAATCGTTTGGCGTGCCTATCAAGGCAGATATGCCGAAGGAAATGTCCCGGCATGCAGGTATGTATAGTGGTAGTTCAGGTAAGTTAATGAAGGTAGAACTGAATGCTGCCGAACAATTGTCGATATCCACGCTTACGGCTCCGGGCAGTCCTGACCAAACGTATACGTATACATCGGATGGTTCTTTTGTGAACGATGAAGGCACCATAAAGTTGAAATTTGTTGTAGAGAAAAATGGACGCACCTATCTGTGGTCCCGCTCCTATTTATCCTTACCGGGACTTGGACAATTAGCTTTCTCAGAATATACTGCAGAGAAGATTGAAGCGAACGAATTACCCCAGGATATTATCGCCTCATGGGAAAAACGCGAAGGTAAAAAGTATTATCTCATGAGTGAGAAATATACATCAACGGCCTATCTCAATTCTTCAGTTATCATTCCTTTTCATACCTTGAAAGAGGTTCCTGGGTATTATTTGAATAATAAGATGATTGCTGCAGACAAAGCAGTCAATGGGCTGCAAATCCCTGGCATGGCTGGTCGTGACACGATGGAAATCAATATCTTTACGAAGAACGGAATCGAATATTTTACAGCCGTAGGTAATGTATACGCGAGTGAGGAGCTTGTCAAACCGCTCTATTCGGGTAAAGGTTCTTCGACTACGATCGACGCGGACGGCTATGCCAAATGGTACTCCGTGCCTGCGGCAGCCAAAGGAAAGGTCATGACGGTTAAAATGCCTTCAAATGGCGCCTTTGCTGTCTATAATCAAGCGGGTACTTGCATCAACCACACCGTGGTTAGCGGTAAGAATCAGGTCGTACTACCGGAGAACGGCAGCATTGTATTTGCAGGTGAGGTCGGTTCGAAGTTTGTCATTTCATTGAAAAAGTAA
- a CDS encoding response regulator transcription factor: protein MPTILVADDDANIRELVCLFLRNDGFATVEAEDGKEALAVYASTHVDLVVLDIMMPIMDGWTLCKELRRANPDLPLLMLTARGETWEKVKGFELGTDDYLTKPFDPLELTVRVRALLKRYKIGSTQTIKFGNVTLDRQTYKVIRGTESLTLPLKEFELLYKLAGTPGQVYTREQLIDQIWGIDYAGDDRTIDVHIKRLRERFATTPDFRIETVRGLGYRLEVYE from the coding sequence ATGCCTACTATACTGGTTGCTGACGATGATGCGAACATTCGCGAACTCGTCTGTTTATTTTTACGCAACGATGGATTTGCAACAGTCGAAGCTGAAGACGGCAAAGAAGCACTAGCTGTCTATGCCTCGACGCATGTCGATCTTGTCGTGCTCGATATTATGATGCCAATCATGGACGGCTGGACATTATGCAAAGAGCTCCGAAGAGCCAATCCTGATCTTCCCTTACTGATGCTTACTGCGAGAGGCGAAACATGGGAGAAAGTGAAAGGGTTCGAACTGGGTACGGATGATTATTTGACGAAACCATTCGACCCGTTGGAGTTGACGGTTCGTGTTCGGGCACTACTCAAACGATACAAGATCGGCTCTACGCAGACGATCAAGTTCGGCAACGTCACGCTTGATCGACAGACCTATAAGGTGATCAGAGGGACAGAATCGCTCACGTTGCCGCTCAAAGAGTTCGAATTGCTGTATAAGCTGGCTGGAACTCCCGGACAAGTCTATACACGCGAGCAGTTGATCGATCAGATTTGGGGGATCGATTACGCCGGAGATGATCGAACGATAGACGTACATATTAAACGGCTGCGCGAACGGTTCGCAACGACACCTGATTTTCGGATCGAAACGGTACGCGGGCTTGGCTACCGACTTGAGGTATACGAATGA
- a CDS encoding GNAT family N-acetyltransferase encodes MELKFKKYNKKYLESCANLIRSTWPFEKEFNQPKNPEIIYQSYVLSCEMYSEHLDLIVDEHDNVKGILFGSIENAGFFSQMKYRFKGFKNNFRTLYYLLCGGFGNRRTAWKIRNEHNEIDTLGETTDKQFDSEINLFIVSPDLRGMGYGKKLMDRYIEFCNYNELRSAFLWTDLGCSYNFYERYGFKLYKRFFHGSLSESDKKQPNGMIYYLDIQ; translated from the coding sequence ATGGAATTGAAATTTAAAAAGTATAATAAAAAATATTTAGAGAGTTGCGCAAATTTAATACGTAGTACATGGCCATTTGAGAAAGAGTTTAATCAACCCAAAAATCCAGAAATTATATATCAATCATATGTATTATCTTGCGAAATGTATTCGGAGCACCTTGACTTGATAGTTGATGAACATGATAACGTAAAAGGAATACTATTTGGTAGTATAGAAAATGCAGGTTTCTTCAGCCAAATGAAATATAGATTCAAAGGATTTAAAAACAATTTTAGAACTCTGTATTATTTATTATGCGGAGGCTTTGGAAATCGTAGAACAGCCTGGAAAATTAGAAATGAGCACAATGAAATAGATACTTTAGGAGAGACGACTGATAAACAATTTGACAGCGAAATTAACTTATTTATTGTTAGTCCAGATCTTCGCGGTATGGGGTATGGAAAAAAATTGATGGACCGCTATATAGAATTTTGTAATTACAATGAACTTCGTAGTGCGTTTTTATGGACAGATCTTGGATGTTCTTATAATTTTTATGAAAGATACGGCTTCAAACTATATAAACGATTTTTCCATGGAAGTTTAAGCGAAAGTGATAAAAAACAACCAAATGGAATGATATATTATTTAGATATTCAATAA